From the Thermodesulfobacteriota bacterium genome, the window ATGCCGAGTCCGATGACACCATCATCTTCACCGCCTCGGTCAACAGCGAGCACCTGGGCGTGTTTGTGGCCCGGGACGCCCTCTATGTCAAGGACGGCAAGGTGCTGCGTCATATCGCGCTCACCCTGCCGCCCGCCAAGGACAAGGCGATCTATCAGGCCATGGGCTAGGGCCAGGCGGCGGCCGGCGCGGTCCCTTCCCGGGCGTCCCGACCCCGGCTTGACCTTTCACCAAGAGGAGGAATTGATCGTGGGAGCCTTTGTGCCTGTTATCCATCGCTTCGAGGCAACGGTCGCCAGCTTCTTTGTCAACGCCTTCCTGGTGGAGACCGAGCACGGCGTGGTGGCCATCGACGCCACCCTGGCGATCTCGTCCAGCGCCGCCCTGCGCCGCAAGATCGATGAGGAGATCAGAAAACCGCTCCTGGCCGTTCTCGTCACCCACGGTCATCCCGACCACTACACCGGCCTGGTCGAGCTGACCCGCGGCCTGGACGTGCCGATCATCGCTACCCAAGGCACCCTGGATTTCGCCCGAGCCGAGGACAAAGAAAAAGAAAAGACCGCCATCCTCATCTTCGGCGACGACTACCCCCGGCAGCGGATCTTTCCCAACACCATCGTCAGCGACGGCTACCAGGCGACCTTCGATGGCGTCACCTTCAGCCTCCAGGACTATGGTCCCGGCGAGTCGGACGCGGATTCCATCTGGATCCTCGATAGCGATGGGGTCAAGCACGTCTTTCTGGGTGACATCGTCCACAACCACATGCACTGCTTCTTCCGGGACGGCCATGCCCTCGCCTGGATCAGCAATCTGGAACGGCTGACCCGGGACTTCGACCACCGGGCCATTCTCTACACCAGCCACGGCGAGCCGGCGGGCACCGAGATCGCCTTCTGGCACAAGGGCTACATCGAGGCCTTCCTCTGCGCCCTCAAGTCCATGCTGGGAAACCGGGACCGCCTCACGGACCCCGAAAAACAGGCCCTGGTGGGCAAGATGCAGGCCTACCTCCCCAACGACAAGACCCTGTTCCTCCTGACCTACGAGCTGGACGAGACCGTGAAGCTCCTGAGGTCGAGAGGAATCGTCTGACTTGGCGTGCTGGTCGTTGCCGCTTATTCCTTCTCCCCTCTTGGAGGTGATGCATGAGCAAGAAGGTCCTCTGCGTGCTGTCTGAATTCGGCTACTGGGGTGAGGAGCTGATCGGACCCCTGGAGACCCTGGACAAGGCAGGCTACCAGGTGGTGTTCGCCACCCCCAAGGGCCGGCGGGCCCATGCCCTGCCGCCCAGCATGGATCCGGCGTACGTGGATCCGCCCCTGGGCAAGCCGGTGACCTCGGCGGAGATGGCGGCCAAGGTCTCGGCGGTGGACAGCTCCACCCGCCTGGACCAGCCCCTCAATCTGTCCCAGATCCTGCCCGAGCGGCCCTACCCCAGCTCCGCCACCTTCATCCGGGATTTCGAGGCGTACAACGATGCCCTGGACATGGCCCTGGCCGGCATCCTTGCCGACTACGCTGCACTCCTCATGGTGGGAGGCAGCGGCCCCCAGGTGGACATGGTCAACAACCAGCGGCTGCACGATCTCATCCTCGGCTTCCACCGCGCCGACAAGCCCATCGCCGCCGAGTGCTATGCCGTGACCTGCCTGGCCTTTGCCCGGGACTACCATCTCCGCAAGAGCATCATCTGGGGCAAGCACGTCACCGGCCATCCCCTGGAATACGACTACAAGGATGGCAACGGCTTCCTCGGCGTCGATTTCAACATGGGGCCGCCGCCCTACCCCCTTGAATTCATCCTCCGGGATGCGGTGGGGCCCAAGGGTCAGTTCCACGGCAACGTTGGCCGCAAGATCTCGGCCATTGTCGACTACCCGTTCATCACCGGCCGCTCCACCGCCGACTCGTACAGGACCGGCGAGCTCCTGGTGCAGGTGCTGGAACAGGGCCTGCGCCGGTACGGCTGGTGACCGCCGCCGGCACGGCGGCGGTCACCACGGGGTGCGAAAGAGACAGGGAGGATCCATGACCGAGAAGACCGGCCGGCAGGTGATGATCGAGCAGCTCCTTGCGGACGGCATGCGCTTCATGTTCGGCAATCCCGGCACCGTGGAGCAGGGCTTCCTGGATGCCCTTTGGGATTACCCGGACCTGAAGTACATCCTGACCCTGCAGGAGTCGGTGGCGGTGCTCATGGCAGACGGCCATGCCCGGGCGACCCAACGACCGGCCCTGGTGCAGCTCCACAGCACACCGGGGGTGGGCAACGCCATCGGCGCCCTCTACCAGGCCAAGCGCGGCCATGCGCCGCTGGTGGTCATCGGC encodes:
- a CDS encoding MBL fold metallo-hydrolase produces the protein MGAFVPVIHRFEATVASFFVNAFLVETEHGVVAIDATLAISSSAALRRKIDEEIRKPLLAVLVTHGHPDHYTGLVELTRGLDVPIIATQGTLDFARAEDKEKEKTAILIFGDDYPRQRIFPNTIVSDGYQATFDGVTFSLQDYGPGESDADSIWILDSDGVKHVFLGDIVHNHMHCFFRDGHALAWISNLERLTRDFDHRAILYTSHGEPAGTEIAFWHKGYIEAFLCALKSMLGNRDRLTDPEKQALVGKMQAYLPNDKTLFLLTYELDETVKLLRSRGIV
- a CDS encoding type 1 glutamine amidotransferase domain-containing protein is translated as MSKKVLCVLSEFGYWGEELIGPLETLDKAGYQVVFATPKGRRAHALPPSMDPAYVDPPLGKPVTSAEMAAKVSAVDSSTRLDQPLNLSQILPERPYPSSATFIRDFEAYNDALDMALAGILADYAALLMVGGSGPQVDMVNNQRLHDLILGFHRADKPIAAECYAVTCLAFARDYHLRKSIIWGKHVTGHPLEYDYKDGNGFLGVDFNMGPPPYPLEFILRDAVGPKGQFHGNVGRKISAIVDYPFITGRSTADSYRTGELLVQVLEQGLRRYGW